The Zeugodacus cucurbitae isolate PBARC_wt_2022May chromosome 4, idZeuCucr1.2, whole genome shotgun sequence genome includes the window ATGGCTTGAAGCCTGTGTGGGTGCGTATATGAATTTTCAGACCGTATTTCCGAGAATACACCTTGCCACAGTAGATGCAGAGATGACCCTGCTTCGAGGCGCCCATATTGCTAACGATCGCTTCGATTTGTGCGGCCGCATTTAAGGGATTTGTGGGACCAATGCCCACACTACCGCTCGGCTGTAGGAGACGCATGTGTGACAAAGTGCCACCAACTGAGGTGATCGGTGGCAGGTACGAGAGCGCCGTGCTGGGAGTCACCGCAGTGCTGGTGTGTGCGTGTGGGTGGCTGAAGGAGCTCGTCGACACGGCGGCGGTGAATGCGATGGATGGCGAGACGGGTTTAAAGGCAGAAAAGCGTTGTACTTGTGGCGGCTGTTGTGGCTGCGACTGTGCCGCTGTGGTTGGTTGTGTCAGCGAGGCGGGTTGTGGCGATGACGCCGGTGAAATTGATGAAGTGCTCGACGGCGCGGCAGTCGGTGAGTGCTGTGCGATCGGCGTTTGTGGTGCGGCTAATGTCGCCGTTGCAGCGAATAACTGTCGATGTTGCTGTGTATAGCTGGTTGCCTTCAGCGCATAGTGTAGGCGTATCCAAAGTATGTCCATGGAGTGGCGTCCACAGCCGAGCGCCAAATGTATCTTCAGTGGATTGGGTGTTTCGAAGGTGAGTTGACAGAGGTGACAAGTGTAGCGTTTATTGCCTTTAAGAAGAGTAgaattagttttaattagtattttcgatactttttttaattttatttaaaaaaataaattttggaaatcaaaaatataattttttttttattttttgtttagcaaCACTCACCTTGTATATTTAGCGGCGTCAGAAATGGTATGGACATCAGCAGCGCTATCTCTTCGCCAAACCACGCGACGAGCTCCTCATCACGCGCCACATCGCGCACAGTGCGCACATGCACCATACCGCCCGCTTGCAATTCGAATAGCGCATTATAACTGTGTATATCCTCCGAGAGTTTAATGCGTCGCAAGAGTTCCGGACTCATGCGCAACACGCCTTGTGAGAGCGTGCAACACGCCGTAACGGTTTGCTCACTGGTCGCTATGTTGCCAGCGCTCATCAGCGCATATGTTGGTATGGGCTCGGAGAGTGTATCCTTTGGTGTGAATTGAGATAGGAGTACACCGTTACAGGTGGCGCGTTGCTT containing:
- the LOC105215080 gene encoding protein snail, whose protein sequence is MLPALSSNNSAHQLHLDNNNSASQQQQQQALAHSQQQQQQQRSNKRSTSMIFRIEHLLPSTSRGPPCIAPTTTTSASLICDRHSPTYTITGGATSSSTSSATTVKRAKQRATCNGVLLSQFTPKDTLSEPIPTYALMSAGNIATSEQTVTACCTLSQGVLRMSPELLRRIKLSEDIHSYNALFELQAGGMVHVRTVRDVARDEELVAWFGEEIALLMSIPFLTPLNIQGNKRYTCHLCQLTFETPNPLKIHLALGCGRHSMDILWIRLHYALKATSYTQQQHSPTAAPSSTSSISPASSPQPPQQPPQVQRFSAFKPVSPSIAFTAAVSTSSFSHPHAHTSTAVTPSTALSYLPPITSVGGTLSHMRLLQPSGSVGIGPTNPLNAAAQIEAIVSNMGASKQGHLCIYCGKVYSRKYGLKIHIRTHTGFKPLKCKFCLRPFGDPSNLNKHVRLHLQSNVPNTPVEGYKCTLCNKTLARRRDLQRHIESRHSGDVGST